One Streptomyces coeruleorubidus DNA segment encodes these proteins:
- a CDS encoding FAD-binding oxidoreductase, translating into MTARHDTPDIFALSEIHGPVLRPGDPAYADEVTGFNLAALHTPDVVIGAAGPDDIVTAMRWAKATNTPVAVQATGHGANFPIEQGLLINTSRMTDVQVDPTTRTATIAAGAKWSHVMAAAAPHGLAGLCGTSTDAGVIGYTLGGGLPVLGRAYGYAADLVRSFQVVTPDGHLRESDPQHEPELFWALRGGKGNVGVVTSLVTELLSLPRLYGGGIYCPGEHTEALLQTWADWTHTVPDEMCSAFTILRLPPIPQIPEPLRGGFWARVALAWPGLPAGGEALIAPLRAAAPVAFDTVEVMDHAALDRIHMEPQDPLPGRESCLLLRDLAPDAIRAFLDQAGPAAGVDHPLLMVEIRHMGGALSRPSPVEDAVCARDALYFIDSVGILAAPPDAEAIEQATQQLYTAMAPYGTGRTMVNIHGTPGDEQDRARAWTPEVYERLRHDKATYDPDNLLRYGHAVTPA; encoded by the coding sequence ATGACCGCCCGCCACGACACGCCCGACATCTTCGCCCTCTCGGAAATCCACGGCCCGGTCCTACGCCCCGGCGACCCCGCCTACGCCGACGAGGTCACCGGCTTCAACCTGGCCGCCCTCCACACCCCCGACGTGGTCATCGGAGCAGCCGGCCCGGACGACATCGTCACCGCCATGCGCTGGGCGAAGGCCACCAACACCCCCGTCGCCGTCCAGGCCACCGGCCACGGCGCCAACTTCCCCATCGAACAGGGCCTCCTGATCAACACGTCCCGCATGACCGACGTCCAGGTGGATCCCACCACCCGCACAGCCACCATCGCCGCGGGCGCGAAGTGGAGCCACGTCATGGCCGCAGCCGCCCCCCACGGCCTCGCCGGCCTGTGCGGCACCTCCACGGACGCGGGCGTCATCGGCTACACCCTCGGCGGCGGACTCCCCGTCCTCGGCCGCGCCTACGGCTACGCCGCCGACCTGGTCCGTTCCTTCCAGGTCGTCACCCCGGACGGCCACCTGCGCGAATCGGACCCCCAGCACGAACCGGAACTGTTCTGGGCCCTGCGCGGCGGCAAGGGCAACGTAGGCGTCGTCACCTCACTCGTCACCGAACTGCTGTCGCTCCCCCGCCTCTACGGCGGCGGCATCTACTGCCCGGGCGAACACACCGAGGCCCTGCTCCAGACCTGGGCGGACTGGACCCACACCGTCCCGGACGAGATGTGCAGCGCGTTCACGATCCTGCGCCTGCCGCCCATCCCCCAGATCCCGGAGCCACTGCGCGGCGGCTTCTGGGCCCGCGTGGCGCTCGCCTGGCCCGGCCTCCCGGCCGGGGGCGAGGCACTGATCGCACCGCTGCGCGCAGCCGCTCCCGTGGCCTTCGACACGGTCGAGGTGATGGACCACGCGGCCCTGGACCGCATCCACATGGAACCGCAGGACCCGCTCCCCGGAAGGGAATCCTGCCTGCTCCTGCGCGACCTGGCCCCGGACGCCATCCGCGCGTTCCTGGACCAGGCCGGTCCCGCGGCCGGCGTCGACCACCCCCTGCTGATGGTCGAGATACGCCACATGGGCGGCGCGTTGTCCCGCCCGTCCCCCGTCGAGGACGCCGTCTGCGCCCGCGACGCCCTGTACTTCATCGACTCGGTCGGCATCCTGGCCGCGCCACCCGACGCCGAGGCCATCGAACAGGCGACGCAGCAGCTCTACACCGCCATGGCCCCCTACGGCACGGGCCGCACCATGGTCAACATCCACGGCACCCCGGGCGACGAACAGGACCGCGCCCGCGCCTGGACCCCGGAGGTCTACGAACGCCTACGCCACGACAAGGCCACCTACGACCCGGACAACCTGCTGCGCTACGGCCACGCGGTGACCCCCGCGTAG